The DNA window GTAGAAATAAAACTTCTTCTAAAATTATTTAAATTTTTAATTTTCTGTCTAGAAATTAAAATTAATGAAACAATTCAAACCCTTAATAGAATTATAATATATCTAATATAATCTATACCTAATCTAAACCCCCTATTAAATAAAAAAAAATTATGATAGCAATTTACTCTAATTAAGAACCTTAAAAAAAACAAACCTACTTGAGATACCTTTCATTCTTTATTAAACTTTATCAATAAAATCAAAGGTAAAATAAATTTTAACATTCTAATAAATTAAATCTACTAAATACATCATTTCCATGGCTCCGGACCACTAAAATCAACATAGTTAATCCTAAAGACCCTTCACACGCAGCTAACGTTAAAAAAAATAGAGAAAAATAAATTTCCCTCCCTACTAGAGTCAATTGAATTCTTATTAATCAGAAAACCCCAAGTATTATAAACTCTAATCTTAATAAAGAATTTAGTATATGCTTATTATATGTAATAAATCCCCATATCCCACAAAAAATTATTACTATAGGAATAAAAACTATTATACTTCTAAAACTTACCATTAGTTTTAATAGTTTAATTTAAAACCTTGGTCTTGTAAACCAATAATGAAATAAATTTTTCTTAAAACTTCAGAGAAAAAGAAATTAATCTTTATCTTTAATTCCCAAAACTAAAATTTTTATTTAAACTATTCTCTGATATGAACTTACTTTTTATCCCGTTAATTTTAATTCTATCATTATTATTTACACGACTTTACCATCCTCTCTCAATGGGATTGACCTTATTAATTCAAACTGTCCTAATTTCGCTTTCAGCCGGA is part of the Scylla paramamosain mitochondrion, complete genome genome and encodes:
- the ND4L gene encoding NADH dehydrogenase subunit 4L, translated to MVSFSSMMVFIPMVMIFCGMWGFITYNKHMLNSLLSLEFMMLGVFWLMSIQLTLVGSEIYFSLFFLTLAACEGSLGLTMLILVVRSHGNDVFSSFNLLEC